A region of Paenibacillus thiaminolyticus DNA encodes the following proteins:
- a CDS encoding endo-beta-N-acetylglucosaminidase yields MKRLKPTVLSRSNMKRKFALLLSTAMIAGALTGWAGQAHAAQPHSSYWYPDTLLEWSPQTDKDAPFNRSSVKLNTERVQGHKVNPNAKTEPKVMALASMYKSTSGAPSQGNDQFHGYAFSYWQYVDKLIMWGGSAGEGLIVPPSADVIDAAHKNGVPVYGTVFLPQTEHGGKIEWLRDLVQQKEDGSFPVADKLIEVASYYGFDGWFINQETQGTTAEDAQLMQQFVKYMQKKKPSHMEIIWYDSMIKEGPVKWQGALTDKNSMFFQDGEERVADQMFIDFRWQFKKEGQYDYVTPFQNSPKLADSLKRDQYDLYAGMDLEGGGGYQGKYNFPVLFPEDGTAVTSLGLYRPDWAFNTTKTIQDFMEKEQKLWVGENKDPSNTKAQGNAWRGIAHDIVDKTVITKADFITHFNTGNGKQFSVNGTKVRDREWFNRSLQDILPTWRWMVDEQGQKLKPSFDFGTSFYGGSSLRLLGTVAPGASSNVKLFKTDIDATSALQMSLIYQSNDSEAAAINIGVALEGAPDEYKIVKPASAEAAGVHGDWTRAVYDLSPYAGQKIVGVSVQVEGKTSNNLYAVNIGRLQIGNLDDKAEEVGQVSDLKLIENDVRDGIYADARLTWTPLGDDALLYEVYRVLPDGSREFVGATGNNYYYVSEMKRNGMEQETKLAVVPVNSHYKQGRSAEISFEWPAYPAPKADFEADKTFVAPGEAVQLTDKSSEVTAEWEWSFPGGTPASSKERHPKVSYAEEGTYEITLKAKNEAGEDVMTKSKLITVSKEAAFRSEDLAIGAKTEASSFVNDSEAPQFAVDGDMSTKWCAVGSGEHWLSVDLGQAHAITQFVVHHAEAGGESPAFSTREFKIQLSMDGENWSDAVTVIDNDKATSKHAIAKTEARYVRLLVQKPTQGGDTAARIYGLEVLGLKNKPAAE; encoded by the coding sequence ATGAAACGCCTAAAACCAACTGTTCTGTCCCGCAGCAATATGAAGCGCAAGTTTGCCTTATTGCTCAGCACGGCGATGATCGCCGGCGCGCTCACCGGCTGGGCCGGACAAGCCCATGCTGCGCAGCCGCATTCGTCCTATTGGTATCCGGACACCTTGCTGGAATGGTCGCCGCAGACAGACAAGGATGCGCCATTCAACCGCAGCTCGGTGAAGCTGAATACCGAACGGGTGCAGGGCCACAAAGTGAATCCGAACGCCAAGACGGAGCCGAAGGTCATGGCGCTCGCGTCCATGTATAAAAGCACAAGCGGCGCGCCGTCGCAAGGGAACGATCAGTTCCATGGCTATGCGTTCAGCTACTGGCAGTATGTGGACAAGCTCATTATGTGGGGCGGTTCGGCAGGGGAAGGACTGATTGTGCCTCCAAGCGCGGATGTCATCGATGCAGCACATAAGAACGGCGTTCCGGTGTATGGAACCGTTTTCCTGCCGCAGACGGAGCATGGCGGCAAGATCGAATGGCTGCGTGATCTGGTTCAGCAGAAGGAGGACGGATCGTTCCCGGTCGCGGATAAGCTGATTGAAGTCGCCTCGTATTACGGCTTCGACGGGTGGTTCATCAACCAGGAGACGCAGGGGACGACAGCGGAAGATGCGCAGCTTATGCAGCAGTTTGTGAAATATATGCAAAAAAAGAAGCCGTCCCATATGGAAATCATCTGGTACGATTCGATGATTAAGGAGGGGCCGGTCAAATGGCAGGGCGCCTTGACGGACAAGAACAGCATGTTCTTCCAAGACGGGGAAGAGCGTGTCGCGGATCAGATGTTCATCGACTTCCGCTGGCAATTCAAAAAAGAAGGCCAATATGATTACGTCACGCCATTCCAGAACTCGCCCAAGCTGGCCGACAGCTTGAAGCGCGATCAATACGATCTGTATGCGGGCATGGATCTGGAAGGCGGCGGAGGTTACCAGGGCAAATACAACTTCCCGGTCTTGTTCCCGGAAGACGGCACAGCCGTAACCTCGCTCGGCCTGTATCGTCCGGACTGGGCGTTCAATACGACGAAGACGATCCAGGATTTCATGGAGAAGGAGCAGAAGCTCTGGGTCGGGGAGAACAAGGACCCGTCGAATACGAAGGCGCAAGGCAACGCCTGGCGCGGCATTGCCCATGATATCGTGGACAAGACGGTGATTACGAAGGCGGACTTTATCACGCATTTCAATACGGGGAACGGGAAGCAATTCAGCGTGAACGGCACAAAGGTGCGCGATCGCGAATGGTTCAACCGGAGCCTCCAGGATATATTGCCGACCTGGCGCTGGATGGTGGACGAGCAAGGCCAGAAGCTGAAGCCTAGCTTCGATTTCGGCACTTCCTTTTATGGCGGAAGCTCGCTCAGATTGCTCGGTACGGTCGCGCCGGGGGCTTCGTCGAACGTGAAGCTGTTCAAGACCGACATCGACGCGACGTCCGCCTTGCAAATGTCGCTCATCTATCAATCCAATGACAGCGAAGCGGCAGCCATTAACATCGGCGTAGCCTTGGAGGGGGCGCCGGATGAGTACAAGATCGTGAAGCCGGCTTCCGCCGAAGCGGCCGGGGTTCACGGCGATTGGACGCGTGCCGTCTACGACTTGAGCCCGTATGCGGGGCAGAAGATCGTCGGCGTCTCGGTTCAAGTAGAAGGCAAGACAAGCAACAATCTATATGCGGTCAACATCGGCCGGCTCCAGATTGGCAATCTGGACGACAAAGCGGAGGAAGTCGGGCAGGTCTCCGATCTCAAGCTGATCGAGAACGATGTGCGCGACGGCATTTATGCCGATGCCCGCTTGACCTGGACTCCGCTCGGCGACGATGCGTTGCTCTACGAGGTGTACCGGGTCCTGCCGGACGGCTCCCGCGAGTTCGTCGGAGCGACAGGCAACAACTATTACTATGTGTCCGAGATGAAGCGGAATGGCATGGAACAGGAGACGAAGCTGGCCGTCGTGCCGGTGAATAGCCACTACAAGCAAGGCCGCTCGGCAGAGATATCGTTCGAGTGGCCGGCCTATCCGGCACCGAAGGCGGACTTCGAGGCCGATAAGACCTTCGTGGCGCCGGGAGAAGCCGTGCAGCTGACGGACAAATCATCCGAGGTTACGGCGGAATGGGAATGGAGCTTCCCGGGCGGCACGCCTGCGTCGAGCAAGGAGCGTCATCCGAAGGTGAGCTATGCGGAAGAAGGGACGTATGAGATAACGCTGAAGGCCAAGAACGAGGCCGGCGAAGATGTCATGACGAAATCCAAGCTGATTACGGTATCCAAAGAGGCGGCGTTCCGCTCGGAGGATCTGGCGATCGGGGCGAAGACGGAGGCGTCCAGCTTCGTGAATGACAGCGAAGCGCCGCAATTTGCCGTCGACGGAGATATGAGCACGAAGTGGTGCGCGGTCGGCAGCGGCGAGCATTGGCTGTCGGTCGATCTGGGGCAGGCGCATGCGATTACCCAGTTCGTCGTTCACCATGCTGAAGCAGGCGGCGAATCCCCTGCCTTCAGTACGCGTGAATTCAAGATTCAGCTAAGCATGGACGGAGAGAATTGGAGCGATGCGGTTACCGTGATCGACAACGACAAGGCGACCAGCAAGCACGCCATCGCGAAGACCGAGGCACGCTACGTCCGTCTGCTCGTGCAGAAGCCGACGCAGGGCGGAGATACGGCCGCGCGCATCTACGGCTTGGAAGTGCTCGGCTTGAAGAACAAGCCCGCAGCGGAGTAA
- a CDS encoding tetratricopeptide repeat protein — protein sequence MSKFLAFGMLFWLLGNPIAAIIVLLLILYVLDRRFVGLSPSLLKPLKRRSRIGKLKQQLGTNPHDVSAKMELARLLIERRAYREARQWLEPLQETMDHSAEFWDDLGTCWLHTGEPERGEAAIRKALELNARVKYGQPHLRLASLYAATDKNRAIEALQAYQEVHSSSCESYYRLGQLYEQLDRKEEAREAWKQAVAIYRSLPRYKKREERKWVLKSMLKR from the coding sequence GTGAGCAAATTTCTGGCCTTTGGCATGCTATTTTGGCTTTTGGGCAATCCGATTGCAGCCATCATCGTGCTGCTGCTTATTCTATATGTGCTCGATCGGCGCTTCGTCGGTCTGTCGCCGAGCTTGCTTAAGCCGCTGAAGCGCAGAAGCCGGATCGGGAAGCTGAAGCAGCAGCTCGGCACCAACCCGCATGATGTGTCCGCTAAGATGGAGCTCGCCCGGCTGCTGATCGAGCGCAGAGCTTATCGGGAAGCGAGACAATGGCTGGAGCCGCTGCAGGAGACGATGGATCATTCAGCCGAATTCTGGGATGATCTCGGAACCTGCTGGCTGCACACTGGCGAGCCGGAACGGGGAGAAGCGGCCATCAGGAAGGCGTTGGAGCTGAACGCCCGGGTCAAATACGGCCAGCCGCATCTTCGGCTTGCCTCTCTGTATGCGGCGACGGACAAGAACCGGGCGATTGAGGCTTTGCAGGCCTATCAGGAGGTTCATTCGTCATCATGTGAATCGTATTACCGCCTTGGTCAGCTATACGAGCAGCTTGACCGCAAGGAGGAAGCCCGGGAGGCGTGGAAGCAGGCCGTGGCGATCTATCGATCGCTGCCGCGTTACAAGAAGCGGGAAGAACGGAAGTGGGTGCTGAAAAGCATGCTCAAGCGGTAG
- the maa gene encoding maltose O-acetyltransferase — MVSEKEKMIRGELYRAGDEELVRDRERARRLTRLYNQTMETDYEERTRLLQSLFGSLGEGTYIEPSFKCDYGYNIHVGSRFYANFDCVMLDVCEIRIGDDCFLAPGVHIYTATHPLDPIERSSGAEFGRPVTIGDRVWIGGRAVINPGVTIGNNAVIASGAVVTKDVPDNVVVGGNPARIIKTIDVK, encoded by the coding sequence ATGGTATCGGAAAAAGAGAAAATGATCCGGGGCGAGCTGTACCGTGCTGGAGATGAAGAACTGGTGCGCGATCGCGAGCGGGCCAGACGATTGACCCGGCTGTATAATCAGACCATGGAAACGGATTACGAGGAGCGGACAAGACTGCTGCAATCGCTCTTCGGCAGCTTGGGAGAAGGGACCTATATCGAGCCGTCGTTCAAATGCGACTATGGCTACAACATTCATGTCGGAAGCCGGTTCTACGCCAATTTCGACTGTGTCATGCTCGATGTATGCGAGATTCGCATCGGCGACGACTGCTTCCTGGCGCCTGGCGTTCACATCTATACCGCTACCCACCCGCTGGATCCGATAGAGCGCAGCTCCGGGGCAGAGTTCGGCAGGCCTGTCACGATCGGCGATCGGGTCTGGATTGGCGGCCGGGCCGTCATCAATCCGGGCGTTACGATTGGCAACAATGCCGTCATCGCTTCGGGAGCCGTCGTCACGAAGGATGTGCCTGATAATGTTGTCGTCGGTGGCAACCCGGCGCGCATCATCAAGACGATCGACGTCAAATAG
- a CDS encoding class I SAM-dependent methyltransferase produces the protein MSERRFNPENMARLDSPERRQSLPPERLVALLNIEDGDTVVDIGAGTGYFTLPAAKLTRGKVIALDAEPQMLEELQKRARQEGISHIQSQLGEIERMPLPDGAADHVIASLVLHEVEPPEQGLKEIHRLLKPGGRALIAEWDVKKPQEGPPPAHRILSDDLLHAMLQIGFKEISVSFPSEQYYVMTGMKA, from the coding sequence ATGTCAGAACGTCGCTTCAACCCGGAGAACATGGCGAGGCTGGACAGTCCGGAACGCCGTCAATCGCTCCCCCCTGAGCGCCTTGTCGCATTATTGAACATCGAGGATGGCGATACGGTTGTCGATATCGGCGCAGGCACAGGATATTTCACCCTGCCTGCAGCGAAGCTGACCCGCGGCAAGGTGATTGCGCTGGATGCCGAGCCGCAGATGCTGGAGGAACTGCAAAAGCGGGCCCGTCAGGAAGGGATCAGCCATATCCAGAGCCAGCTAGGGGAGATTGAACGCATGCCGCTGCCGGATGGGGCGGCCGATCATGTCATCGCCTCGCTCGTGCTGCATGAGGTGGAGCCGCCAGAGCAGGGCTTGAAGGAGATCCACCGTCTTCTGAAGCCCGGCGGCCGCGCGCTGATCGCCGAGTGGGATGTGAAGAAGCCGCAGGAAGGCCCGCCGCCCGCTCACCGGATATTGTCCGATGATCTGCTGCATGCGATGCTGCAGATCGGCTTCAAGGAGATCAGCGTCTCTTTTCCTTCCGAACAATATTACGTGATGACCGGGATGAAGGCATAG
- a CDS encoding thioredoxin family protein, producing the protein MPVVELTDATFEEHIRKHPIVLVEFWAPWCKPCQAMAPVLEQLAAEAGGRASIAACNADVNFVAAVRYQLQGIPSLVVFKEGREFSRKVGTQPLSVLLDMIESAHEADF; encoded by the coding sequence GTGCCGGTCGTGGAACTGACGGATGCTACTTTTGAGGAGCATATACGGAAGCATCCGATTGTATTGGTTGAATTTTGGGCGCCGTGGTGCAAGCCTTGCCAAGCGATGGCTCCCGTCTTGGAGCAGTTGGCCGCCGAAGCCGGGGGGCGGGCAAGCATCGCCGCATGCAATGCGGATGTGAACTTCGTCGCCGCCGTTCGTTACCAGCTTCAAGGCATTCCCTCGCTTGTTGTGTTCAAGGAGGGCAGGGAGTTCTCGAGAAAGGTAGGAACCCAGCCGCTATCCGTACTGCTGGACATGATAGAGAGCGCTCATGAAGCCGATTTTTAA
- a CDS encoding serine hydrolase domain-containing protein: MYRNMNIWNKFVAALMISVLLLPAFSIPARAEEAGSERTPSGIPYAKLEQEIDSYVNDYIGTSTPGAAVVVTRGDSIIFSKGYGYANVEKHIPVDPAKTVFGFGSINKLFVWTSVMQLAEAGQIELDQDIRAYLPQEFAEKLRYDQPVTMLDLMSHTAGFEEYSGGFFIKPSGELASLDEVLLSSQPEQIFEPGTVMSYSNFATALAALVVEKVSGERFSDYEMKRILRPLDMNHTSGHPALQDHPDLKEAEATGYAVAAGGGFEPRDKYVIPYYPAGAMQGTAEDLARFALALTAEESPLFRNRQTLHTMLARSYTPHEDLLSNAHGFWEYNAHPRTLGHSGGTIGFSSNFAVVPEEKLGIVVLVNTEVERVIVPHLINLLIGNNEEEPAQLGEELPPSSEAAGYYVLSRNTFTTIQEVMAYLGLIRLEAKGEHDLTLTVMGRSGYYKQVRPYIYTLEKTNYQSLQMMAPILYVDKSEGQITRLSGGQAMDLLPVKPGRSVPALMAYLVIAVIAIGFFLLAPLGLFLRWLVRRKKGIVPSSNTNRWFAAALLCGTAIIINVLLLLMDVVGNPHLLVERLNYGITINWILAMLAGLFFALSLWIGRNTPYSRGQRWLRAATAGLLISFILLMADWHFFHYIA; encoded by the coding sequence ATGTACAGGAACATGAACATATGGAACAAATTCGTCGCCGCACTCATGATTAGCGTTCTGCTGTTGCCTGCATTTTCGATCCCGGCCCGGGCGGAGGAAGCGGGCTCTGAGCGGACCCCTTCCGGTATTCCCTACGCCAAGCTTGAGCAAGAGATCGATAGCTATGTGAATGACTATATCGGAACCTCCACTCCCGGCGCCGCGGTCGTGGTAACGAGAGGGGACAGCATTATCTTTTCCAAAGGTTACGGGTATGCCAATGTAGAGAAGCACATCCCTGTAGACCCCGCCAAGACGGTGTTTGGCTTCGGCTCAATCAACAAGCTGTTCGTCTGGACCTCCGTCATGCAGTTGGCGGAAGCGGGACAGATCGAGCTGGATCAGGATATCAGGGCGTATTTGCCTCAGGAGTTCGCAGAGAAGCTTCGCTACGACCAACCGGTTACGATGCTGGATCTGATGAGCCATACCGCGGGCTTCGAGGAATATTCGGGGGGCTTCTTTATCAAGCCGTCAGGGGAATTGGCGTCCCTCGATGAGGTGCTGCTGTCTTCCCAACCCGAGCAAATATTCGAGCCTGGCACAGTCATGTCCTACTCCAACTTCGCGACCGCCTTGGCGGCATTGGTGGTGGAGAAGGTAAGCGGGGAACGGTTTTCCGACTATGAGATGAAGCGGATTTTACGTCCGCTGGACATGAACCATACCTCCGGCCATCCGGCATTGCAGGATCATCCGGATTTGAAGGAGGCCGAAGCGACAGGCTATGCGGTCGCAGCGGGAGGAGGCTTCGAGCCCAGAGACAAGTATGTTATTCCGTATTATCCTGCAGGCGCTATGCAGGGAACGGCGGAGGATCTGGCCCGCTTCGCCCTAGCGCTGACGGCTGAAGAGAGCCCGCTGTTCCGCAATCGCCAGACACTGCATACGATGCTTGCCCGGAGCTATACGCCGCACGAGGATCTCCTGTCCAATGCGCATGGCTTCTGGGAATACAACGCACATCCCCGCACGCTGGGGCATAGTGGGGGCACGATTGGCTTCTCCAGCAATTTCGCGGTCGTTCCGGAGGAAAAGCTGGGGATTGTCGTCTTAGTCAATACAGAGGTGGAACGCGTGATCGTGCCTCATCTGATAAACTTGCTCATAGGAAATAACGAAGAGGAGCCCGCGCAGCTTGGAGAGGAGCTGCCGCCGTCAAGCGAAGCGGCCGGATACTATGTGCTCTCGCGCAATACCTTCACCACGATCCAGGAAGTGATGGCCTATCTGGGGCTCATTCGTCTGGAGGCAAAGGGCGAACATGATCTTACCTTGACCGTGATGGGAAGATCGGGATATTATAAGCAGGTTCGTCCCTATATCTACACCTTGGAGAAGACCAATTATCAGAGTCTGCAGATGATGGCGCCTATCTTGTACGTTGATAAGTCAGAAGGACAAATAACGCGGCTAAGCGGCGGGCAAGCAATGGATTTGCTTCCGGTCAAGCCGGGCCGATCGGTCCCGGCGCTGATGGCCTATCTGGTTATTGCTGTCATCGCGATTGGATTCTTTTTGTTAGCCCCGCTTGGGCTATTCCTCCGCTGGCTTGTACGGAGAAAAAAGGGAATTGTGCCTTCAAGCAACACCAATCGATGGTTCGCAGCGGCTCTCCTATGCGGTACCGCTATCATCATTAATGTGTTGTTGCTGCTCATGGACGTTGTCGGCAATCCGCATCTCCTTGTCGAACGGTTGAACTATGGGATTACGATCAATTGGATACTAGCGATGCTTGCGGGTCTATTCTTTGCTCTCTCTCTTTGGATAGGCAGGAACACTCCGTATTCCAGAGGGCAAAGATGGCTCCGCGCAGCTACAGCGGGGCTGCTTATCAGTTTCATCCTGCTAATGGCCGATTGGCATTTCTTTCATTACATTGCCTAG
- a CDS encoding ABC transporter permease, with amino-acid sequence MRIADLAIANIRQGKSAAISLFVLIFAASLLLNIGMTITSSMNSFYEDKVDELHDAHVSMVMNKADFQQPYADFLNGYPGVIGSVTEQMIFLPAATIRYNNNDFSIRLALLNADSRRDIAPLKLVGESASGMEDGMYIPYGLKAGGYQLGDSIAFTYHNKTYRYRVAGFFESALMGTTKLAMLKFYLPDAAYLQLSAELGPASDGILLSAQVRNSEQSGSLLRDFHKQFPQLYAAADSGFWSANLDMADSSMMTVHVVALILIAFAAVIVLASLLVIKFHITNGIEEEMVNIGVLKALGYTSLQIVSSIGLQYMLIALPASAAGTAVSYAAMPAFGAVLSFVTGLLWPGGIHTGTDLLTVLIMVLLVLAVTLLSSRRIHMLHPAAALRRGIQPHNFRRNPLPLDQAAGGLSLLLACKAMLANRRHNLMIAGIMAAITFASVFSVVLYYNAAEDKTAFFQLVGAETPDIGIQVAPGHDSGELLKRIEQMPGVEKANILDYITTSIEGQLVTTEISDDYGKLDNPTIYEGRYPQYDNEIAVTRGLARQLGKSVGDTIHAGLGEASYPFLITGLNQSLHRGNHGASLTMAGVQHLVPGHQGMSINVYLEDTANADFIHAAESAYGSRIQAITDVNQSLESQSEGYITAIFAVMAVIVAITALVVVLLLYLVINASLIKRKREFGILKAIGYTTFQLMTQIALCLMPIVIAGIIAGGVLGCLYTNSVLKLILFDAGLSHARFIIPVPLITKLCIAMTVLAYVVALLVSRRIKRITAYGLIME; translated from the coding sequence GTGAGAATAGCCGACCTCGCCATTGCCAATATCAGACAAGGGAAAAGCGCGGCGATCTCGCTGTTCGTTTTGATATTTGCCGCTTCGCTGCTGCTGAACATCGGCATGACGATTACGTCTTCGATGAACTCCTTTTACGAAGACAAGGTGGATGAGCTGCATGATGCGCATGTCAGCATGGTGATGAACAAGGCGGACTTTCAGCAGCCTTACGCGGATTTTCTCAATGGATACCCAGGCGTAATCGGAAGCGTCACGGAGCAGATGATTTTTCTCCCCGCGGCTACGATTCGTTACAACAACAACGACTTCAGCATTCGTCTTGCCCTGTTGAATGCAGATAGCCGCCGCGACATCGCGCCGCTGAAGCTGGTTGGGGAGTCCGCTTCCGGCATGGAAGACGGGATGTATATCCCTTATGGACTGAAGGCCGGCGGCTACCAGCTGGGAGATTCCATCGCATTTACCTATCACAATAAGACGTATCGGTACCGTGTAGCCGGTTTTTTCGAGTCCGCCTTGATGGGGACGACCAAGCTCGCCATGCTCAAATTCTATTTGCCGGATGCGGCCTACCTCCAACTGTCTGCCGAACTCGGACCTGCGTCCGACGGTATCCTGCTGTCTGCTCAAGTAAGGAATAGTGAACAATCCGGCTCTTTATTACGTGACTTTCACAAGCAATTCCCGCAATTGTATGCGGCTGCGGACTCCGGCTTTTGGAGCGCGAACCTGGACATGGCCGACAGCAGCATGATGACCGTTCATGTCGTCGCCCTGATTCTGATCGCCTTCGCGGCGGTGATCGTGCTGGCGTCGCTCCTTGTCATCAAGTTCCACATCACGAACGGCATTGAGGAGGAAATGGTGAACATTGGGGTGCTCAAGGCGTTGGGCTATACCAGCCTGCAGATTGTGTCGTCGATTGGGTTGCAGTATATGCTGATCGCCCTTCCCGCCAGTGCGGCAGGCACAGCCGTTTCTTATGCGGCGATGCCGGCATTCGGAGCCGTCCTCTCTTTTGTGACGGGGCTGCTGTGGCCGGGAGGCATCCATACCGGAACGGATCTGCTCACCGTGCTGATCATGGTCTTGCTGGTGCTGGCGGTGACGCTGCTCTCTTCGCGGCGCATTCATATGCTGCACCCGGCTGCGGCTCTGCGGCGAGGGATCCAGCCCCATAATTTCAGACGGAATCCGCTCCCGCTGGATCAGGCTGCGGGCGGCCTTTCCTTGCTGCTGGCTTGCAAAGCGATGCTGGCGAACCGCAGGCATAATCTGATGATCGCCGGTATTATGGCCGCGATTACCTTTGCTTCGGTGTTCTCGGTTGTCTTGTACTACAATGCCGCAGAAGATAAAACGGCCTTTTTCCAGCTGGTTGGCGCCGAGACCCCAGACATCGGGATTCAGGTTGCGCCCGGTCATGACAGCGGGGAGCTGCTGAAGCGAATCGAACAGATGCCGGGAGTGGAGAAAGCAAATATTTTGGACTATATAACAACGTCGATAGAGGGGCAACTAGTGACGACCGAGATCTCCGACGATTACGGCAAGCTGGATAATCCGACTATCTATGAAGGCCGTTATCCGCAATATGATAACGAGATTGCCGTTACCCGGGGACTGGCCAGACAGCTCGGCAAATCCGTCGGCGACACGATTCATGCCGGATTGGGGGAGGCCTCCTATCCGTTTCTGATTACCGGGTTGAACCAGTCGCTTCACAGAGGGAACCATGGAGCCTCATTAACGATGGCGGGCGTACAGCATCTTGTACCCGGTCACCAGGGCATGTCCATTAACGTCTATCTGGAAGATACGGCGAATGCGGACTTTATTCACGCCGCCGAATCGGCGTACGGCAGCCGGATTCAGGCGATCACGGATGTGAATCAATCGTTAGAGAGCCAGAGCGAGGGATATATTACAGCCATCTTTGCCGTCATGGCGGTCATTGTGGCGATCACCGCGCTGGTCGTCGTCTTGCTCCTCTATCTGGTCATTAACGCGAGCCTCATTAAGCGAAAAAGAGAGTTCGGCATTCTCAAAGCGATAGGCTACACCACGTTCCAGTTGATGACTCAGATTGCACTTTGCCTCATGCCCATCGTCATCGCGGGCATCATCGCCGGCGGCGTGCTGGGCTGCCTGTATACCAATTCCGTGCTGAAGCTGATTCTTTTTGATGCCGGCCTGTCCCATGCGCGCTTCATCATCCCTGTCCCGCTTATCACGAAGCTCTGCATCGCGATGACGGTACTCGCTTATGTCGTAGCGCTGTTGGTGTCGCGCAGAATCAAGCGGATCACAGCGTATGGGCTGATTATGGAATAG
- a CDS encoding ABC transporter ATP-binding protein, which translates to MQNTILRTEKLCKTFSTGGIQRHVLKNVDISLLEGDFTIIMGSSGSGKSTLLYALSGMDKPSLGEVHFIGKNLTKLSHDQLAVFRRHYCGFVFQHICLLDNMSVLDNVLACGLLVNKNKQSVAATAKRLLAQVDLPESVWGNFPSQLSGGEAQRAGIVRALINHPKMVFADEPTGALNSASSDSVLDVMTEVNRNGQSMVVVTHDIKTALRGNRILYLRDGMIGGELDLGAYDADQNRDRQERLHAFLTEMGW; encoded by the coding sequence ATGCAAAATACGATACTTCGAACCGAGAAATTATGCAAAACGTTCTCTACGGGCGGAATTCAGCGGCATGTGCTGAAAAATGTGGACATCAGCCTGCTGGAAGGAGATTTTACGATTATTATGGGCAGCTCCGGTTCGGGCAAGTCGACGCTCCTCTACGCGCTCTCCGGCATGGATAAGCCCTCGCTCGGGGAGGTTCATTTCATCGGGAAAAATCTCACCAAGCTGAGTCATGATCAGCTTGCTGTGTTCCGCAGACATTATTGCGGGTTCGTGTTCCAGCACATCTGTCTGCTGGACAATATGAGCGTGCTGGATAATGTGCTGGCGTGCGGACTGTTGGTGAATAAGAACAAGCAGTCCGTTGCTGCCACAGCGAAGCGGCTGCTTGCCCAGGTGGACTTGCCTGAATCGGTGTGGGGCAACTTCCCCTCCCAGTTGTCCGGCGGCGAAGCGCAGCGGGCCGGCATTGTGCGCGCCCTGATCAACCATCCGAAAATGGTGTTCGCCGATGAGCCTACCGGGGCGCTTAATTCCGCATCCAGCGACAGCGTGCTGGATGTCATGACCGAGGTCAACCGGAATGGACAGAGCATGGTCGTGGTCACCCATGATATCAAAACGGCTTTACGGGGCAACCGGATTCTTTACCTGCGCGACGGCATGATTGGCGGGGAGCTCGATTTGGGCGCCTATGATGCGGATCAGAATCGCGATCGGCAGGAGCGGCTCCATGCGTTTTTGACCGAAATGGGGTGGTGA